In Terriglobia bacterium, the DNA window CGTAGGTCGGCCACTTCATAGGACATCCCCTGATAGGTCGCGGCTGCCTTGCGCAGTACGTCCTCCAGGCCGGCGACGTATCTTTCCCGGTTTGCCAGAAGCTCATCATGGACCACGCGCTCGTAATAAAGGTGCGTCCGCAATTGCCTGAGCTTGATCAGCCAGAGCAGGTAGGCGGCTTTCTTAAAATCGTCCTCAAGTGCCTCATAGCGTTCCCGGACGGGCTCGACTCTGGAGCCCACTGTCGCTGATTCCACGATTTCAAATCCCAGCGACTCCAAAGGGCGGCCTGAGTAAAGGCATCCCAGCATCGACGAGAACACGGAGATGTCGCTCGTCTCGATGGCTTTCGCCGGGAAGCCGGCTTCGATGGCGCATTTGGGAAGCGTGAATTGCCCGGCCGCGACAACACCGATCCGGTCGAATCCCTTTGCGCGGAGATGCCGCAGGGCTGCGATAATGAACTTCCGCTGCTCTGGCGGAGTGACGCCCAGGAATACTTTGTCGAGTTGCTGCATGGTTCGCCGCTGAGGGGATATTATTTCGTTAGTAGACCCGGTGTCTGCGCAAGCGATATGCTAAGATCGCGTTTCTTGTAGGCGGATCAGCTCTTGTCGCCTCAGACCAGGGGGTGAATGCCTTTTATGCCTACTCAAGAAGAAACTGCTGTTCAACCACTCAACAAGGATTCCTCGTTCGACAATAAGAGCAGCATTGTCCGGCGTGCGCGCATCAAGACGGCCATTGGGGATGCCGTCCTGGGAATCGTTTTGTTCGGTGCGGCGGGAGATCTGGTCTGGCTGCAGGGGTGGGCTTACATGGCGGTTCTCCTTGCCAGCACTATCTTGTCGTTATTCGGTCCGTTTCAGATCGACGCAGGCCTGATGCAGGAGCGAATGTCGAAAAAGCCGGACGCAAAACAGTGGGATTGGTTTTTCGTCGCCCTGGTGGGTATTCTGACCTTCGCCGAACTGATTGTCCCCGCATTCGATCATCGCTGGGGATGGACACACCAGCTACGCCCTTGGATGAGCTGGCTCGGCCTCGCCATGGTGGCCTTAGGAACCCTGATCCTAATCTGGAGCATGCGTGTCAATCGCTTCTTCTCAGCCGTCATTCGAATTCAGAGTGACCGCGGACACCACGTCATATCGACAGGGCCGTACCGCAAGGTCCGCCATCCTGGCTACGCGGGTTGGGGCGTACGCACCTTGGGAGTCCCGCTGCTGCTCGGATCCCTTTGGGCTTTTATCCCCGCGAGCCTGTTCGTCGCTTCCTTTGTTATCAGGACGAGTCTTGAGGATCGGATCCTCCAGGCAGAATTGCCGGGTTACTCGGAGTATGCGTCAACTGTGAGAGCCAAGCTTCTGCCGGGAATTTGGTAGGCCGGAGGCCCGCACCGCTCTGTGCCAGAACACGCATCAAGAAATGCCGCGGTCCCCTTCGACGCCACGGCCCCTTGCGTGGAGACTACAACAGACGCAACTGCGGCTTCTTCTTCGTTTGTGCACCCGGTTGCTTCGCCGCCCAGGTCGGACTCAGCGGCATCGCATGATACGCAGGCACCTCGCTTCGCTGAAAGCCCATCTCGCTGATTTCGATCCCAAGCGCGGCTTCCAACCATTCGGCGACCAGGCGCCGATGACACTTGTGCCAGTGCGGGGCAGGGTTCTCCCAGCAGAGCAGAATCGCGTCCATGCCGAGATCTTCGAACACCTTCCGCGGATCCAGCTTTGAGAGCAGTTCGGAGTACATCCGATCGAATCCCTCATCACCAGCCCGCAGCATCTCGCGCGTCGGCCTCAGCGGCTCGTAGACCTTGCCGTCGTAAAACCTGGGCAGGCCCCGCGAGATCGCCCACGCATCCGGATTTCCTTTCGTTCTGAAGAAATTGCTTGTCAGCATCCTTTCGCCCGTTAGAGTTGGCTGAGGGGCGAGGTCTCGAACCGTCGATTTCCGGGTTTAAGGCCCAGCGTCCTGCCTGTTAGACGACCCCTCAAAATAGATGGACATGAACCTTTCATGGTGTCAACTATACATCAGGTGACAATGCATTGTCAATCGCAATGCAACGGACGACGCGGTTGCCTCTCTATGCTTTTGCCGCGCAGCCTTCGAATGCTGTCCTCGCTTGGTGCTGCGAGCCCCGATAGGTCTGAGCCGAGCGTGGTCAGTATTCGGTTTGGACGGCCGCTGTCTCTCGATGGGCCGCCTTCGCCGCATCTCGCCGGGTTGATCGCGCGAGCCGAAGGCACCGGCTTGAACTCAGGACCGCACTTCCATAGGTCCATCAGCGATGCAGCCAGGTCCGTAATCTGGTAGAGCCGTTGAGGCCTGTTCCAGACAATGGCCTTGATCAGTTCGCCGCTGCCCTGGTCTCGTACGGCCGTCCGGGCCAGCTTGTCGAATACCTGGTCCGTGATGAAGATGCGCTCGCCTTTCGGATTCAGGATTTCGCCGTAAAACCGATGTTTTGGACGCATAGCTCCGCCTTATGGCTCTCCGGGATTTTTGCGACTCCGGGGATGTCGTACTGTTTGGAATTGGAAAAGGTAAATTGTTTAAGTGCGTGCCTTGCGGATCTTCCTTTCGATCACCGCCTCAATCCTGGCGAGCTGGCCGCGCTCAAGGCCGTAGTACTCCGTGATTTCCTGGCGCGGCCACTCATCCATGAGGGCGCCGATGATCTCCCGCTCGTCTGGGGTCAACTCGGCGCCCTCTACAAGTCGCTTTCTCGCAGCGTCGCGCTCGCTTAACATGTCAAAGGTCTGGCCGTTCGTATCCGCCCAATCGCCAAACCACCGTGCGAGTATCTGCCGGCGATTGACCTGCCAAGCCGTGAGCTTTTCCGCCTCGACTACTAAATCTTCTCTGGGCGGGACCATTTCCGGATGGTTATGTAACCATTGCTCTGCCTCCGTTCGTTCTTGTTCGTTTCTGAACCTGTATCCACGAGATTCCAGGAAACCCATGTTGCCTTTATGGCCTCACAATGTCAGCCGCAAGCGATGCAGCTCTCGGAGATCGACACATCCATTGCGCCGGCACTCTGGATCGGATCGGATGATGCTGAGGTGAGGCGTTCCAGCCTTCCATTATGTCGTCGGCTACGAAACGCAATCCTCGGCTCACGTCATCGCTGTCTCGAAGAAATGCCTCATAACCTGGCCTGCACCGAACGCAGTGACCCGCCACCGACCAGTTGCGTGCGCGACTTCCTCCCCTGGGCACCTTCAAGGTCGCCCTGTGTGGCCTGCCGCATCCCAGGCATTTCGTCACCGCCAATTGATTGGCCATTGAATGTTTCGTTTCCCTCCCATCGGTACAAATTGCGGCTCGACTTACAACGCATTGATTTCGCATTGTTTATGCCTCCCGAACCCGCAATCCAATCTTTTTGGCCGCTGATTTCGCCGCCCTGATCACGGCAAAGGGAGTCATGTTTAGCGTCGATGCGATCTCCTTCTGCTTGGCGCCAAGAGCCGACAGTGCCAGCACCCACGCTTGCAGCGGCGTCAGGTCGGCCTCGATCACGGCCTTTCTCAGCAATTGGTCCACAAGCGTGTTTCTGGGCTCCTCGCCTAGGTGCAGGTCGATTTCAACCTGGTCGGACATCAGTGCCCTGAGTTGCCATTCTTCGGGAATGCCGAGATAGATAATCGGATCGCCGTTGATTTTGAGGCCGGCATCCATGCTTGGAATCTCGTGGGCGTGCCTCTTAAACCATTGTTCGGCTTGAACTTTTTCCTGCTCGCTGCTGAAGACGTAGCCTTCCATCGGATCGGACATCAAAACTCCTTCCGGTAACGGTCGGCCTGGTTTTTGGGGATTTAACCCTGTGGGAAGGGAAAAAGACACACCATGACCGACCACGTTAAACGTTTGGGTTGTGGTCGGGCACGGTTTGTTCCGGTGGCCCGAGATCCCGGCGAGGGCCGGGGTCGGTTGCACTGTCCTCTTGGAACCGTTGCGGTTCACGAATGCGAGGAGGGCGCCTTGGTGCTGCTGATTTACTGCCCAGATCATCGCGCGGTTCGTTCCGGTGGCTCCGATCCTGGGTTAAAGCGGACGCACTGTACTCCTAGCCTCAATGCATTGTCAACATCATTTTTCGATGAATCTTTATGATGGATTTCCTGATTGCAGCCTATCCATGACGCAGTGGCCCGTTCTAAATATTGCTTGACTCCAAATCTATGGCCGCTTAACATGTGGCCATGCCACCTATCAACATTACGATATTTGACCGCGAATTAAAGAAGGGGAGCGCCGAGCTTTTGATCCTCTCGTTAATCGAGGGCCGGCCTCGGCACGGCTATGAGATCTGCAAACTCATCGAGCACCGCTCAGGCGGAACGGTGCGCTTTTATGTGGCTTCCCTCTATCCCCTGCTCTATCGGCTGGAGAAGCGCGGCTGGATCAAGGGCCGCTGGGTTGAGAAGGCCGGACAGCGCCGGCGCCGGTTCTACCGCCTGACGGTTGAGGGGCGAGTAGTTCTCGCGGCTCAGCGGCGGGGCTGGAAGGCTTTTGTCGACGCAATCAATCGCATCACGGAGGCCGAGCATGCCTGACTGGAAAGGAGAAATCACTGAGCGGCTCGCGGGCCTGAAAGTTGATCCCGTCCGCGAGGCTGAGATCTGCGAGGAACTGGCTCAACACCTCGAGGATCGATATCAGGAACTGTTGCATGGCGGTAAGACGCACGAAGAAGCTTATCAGGCGATCCAGGCCGAGTGGGGCCAGGGCGGGAAGCTCATGGACGAGCTCAGGAAAATCGAGCATATTGCCAAGCATGAGCCAATCGCTTGGGGCGCCCAGATGGGACGGAATGTGCTCAGCGCTTTCGTCTTCGATTTTCGATCTGCGGTTCGCTCGTTGGCGCGGTCACGCTGGTTTGCCGTAGGTGCGGCACTTACTTTCGCACTCGGCATCGGAGTCAATGTGGCTGTGTTCTCGGCCGTCGACCGCGTGCTTTTTCGATCTCTGCCTTACGACCATCCGGATCAAATCTACGAAATGGGCGAATATGAGGCGGGTTCGGACAGAAGCTACGGCACGATGCCCGCCTCCTGGGTGATCGAGTCCCGCCGTCTGTCGAGCGTCGACGACATATGCGTTGCCGGATTCACGAGCAGCAGTTACTCGATGTCGAGCGATCCCGCGGATGACAGCGCGATTCGTCTGACGGACGCATCGTTCAACACTCTGGCCGTTTTGGGTGTCCGGCCTTTCATGGGCAGGGATTTCACTCAAGAGGATGTTCGAGAGAAGCGGGCATGCGCCCTCATCAGTTACAGCCTGTGGCGAGGGAGGTTTAACGGCGCTCCCGACATTGTGGGCCGTAGATTGTGGCAGTCGGCCTCGCACCCCGTGGATATTATCGGCGTTCTTCCCGCTGCGTTCATTTCTGCCTCCTACTTTTTCGATCCTGCATCCGATGGTCTTGCGCTTACGTCCGACACTCTCGACGCTGCAAAATTTGGAGAGCGGTTCTATCGATCCTACGTGCGACTCAAGTCCGGCGTATCGCTGTCCGTCGCCCAGGCCCAGATCAATGCCGTCGTGGAGCGTCTGGGTCCAGAAGAATCCCGCGCGCCGAAAATGGTCGTGCGGCTGGTGCCTCTGAAAACAGCCTTGTTCGGCAGGTACGCATCCTACTTGTGGCTGGTCGTGGCCGCCGCCGGGCTCGTACTCCTCGTGGCCTGCGCGAACCTGGCAAGCCTGCTTCTCGTACGCGGCCGGTCACGTGAGCATCAGGCGGCGGTGCGGCTGGCTCTCGGCGCCTCGACGTTTCGCCTCATGCAGACAGCATGGATCGAAAGCCTGATCCTGTCATGCATAGGCACGTTCATTGGCCTTCTGGTTCTTGCCTGGACCGGCAAGGGGATGCAGGCGCTGCTGCCGGCGGTCTTCAGCCGATTCTCATCCCCGGCATACGACGGGCGCGTGATCGTCCTCTCGATTCTCGCTGCATCTTTTTCGGCGCTGTTCGCGGGCATTCTGCCATGCCTCCGATTATCGAGGATCGACATATTGGCCTCTCTGCAGCAACTTGCAGGCCGTGGCAGGACGGGACGGTTGCGCGGCGGCCGAAGCCTGCTCGTCGTGGAAGCAGCGGTCAGCATCGCACTTGTGGCGGGAGCAACAATGGCAGCGCGCAGCTTGATGGGCCTGACGAGCAACAATTTGGGATTCAAACCTGATGGTCTTTACAATGTCGGAGTCCGGCTTCCGCAGACGCAGGATTCTCACGTATATTACCAGCGAAACCTGGCAGTGCTGGACGAGTTGCGGCGTATCCGCGGCGTTCAGTCGGCAGGAGCCGCATTCGTATCGCCTATCAGTGCCGGGGCTCCAGCCGGCAGGTTGGGAGCCGGCACAACAAAGGCCTCTCGCTGGCAAATAACGGATGGTTTTATTGAAGCGATGGGCATGCGTCTCGTGTCCGGGAGAACCTTCACGTCCGCCGACCTGTCCCAACCTGAGAGTGTCGGAATTCTGAGCGAGATGGGACTCCAGCTGGTGTGGCCAGACCTCCGGCCGGCCGAAGCGGTCGGCCGGATGTTGGAATCCACGGGTGAGGTGCCTCGCCGCATCATCGGCATTGTATCCGACGTGCGTTCGGCATATGCCAGCCTTCCGTTGCCCTCGTTCTACGTGCCTGTAACCCCCCGGCTTCCCGGCAGGGACTTTGCAGCAAGATTGCAGAACGGCTCTGTGTTATCCGCAGCTGAACTCCGCGACAGAATTCAAGCACGGGTTGCGCCGCCGTTGTCGATTAGAATCACCTACGAACCCGACTTACTGAGCAGGAGCCTGCTCAACCAGAAGTTCATCACCATGTTGTTTTCCGCGTTCGGCATTGTGGCATTGATTCTCGCTGCGGTCGGCCTCTATGCCGTGGCGTCCTTCGAGGTAGCGCTGCGGCGCTCGGAGATGGGCCTGCGTATGTCGCTCGGCGCAACTCCCGGCAACGTCCAGCGTCTCGTGATCCGCGAAGCTCTCGGCCCTGTCGTCATTGGCCTCGGGGTGGGCATCATCGGAACCTATTGGGCGTCAAAGTTCGCACAATCATGGTGGTACAAGATCGACTCGCGTGATCCTGTCACCTACCTGCTCGCAGCCACGGTGCTGATCGCGGCGACTGCTCTGGCGGCTTGGCTCCCGGCGCGTCGCGCTTCAAGGATCGATCCCATGGCCGCGCTGCGCTGCGAGTAAGCTTGCATCCGATCACAGTCCGGCAGAAGGGATGCCGGCGATGGAGGAAATCATGTTGGGCCGAATGGTAGTGCTCATGATGAGTTGGATCGTTGCCTCTGGAAACGCCATTCAAGCGCCGCCTACGCCGACATTCTTTGTCGGTACATGGACGAACGCTTCAGAACGCTCCGGGGGACCGGCGTCCTTCACTGTTGTTTATCGGGACGACAAGACGTTTATAACGATACGTCCGCAGGCTGAGTCAGAGTTTACTCTGCCGGAGTTGGAAGCAACTGCCTATCGCCTGATATCGACCGGTTCTGGTCCCCTCCAAAATCTGGAGCCCAGCGCACTCGTGGCATACACGGAACAAATACTTTACGTCTTCAAACGGACCGACGCCGGCAAGGTCGTCCTGGAGATATTCACAAAGCCCGGGCCTGGGAGAGGAGGGCTTGGACGGGGACCCTACTACTCTTCCGAGCCATACGACAAGAGCAAGTAGCTCATCCGACGCAAAGCGCAGTACCTGCTGCGGATTCACAATTCGGAGGTGATTTCCACCTTCTTCGGTGATGACCTCGTTGAAGATTGCCGTCTTCGGCCACCAGAACCGTCCGAGCCACGCGAGTCAATCCTACTGAAGCATTGCGCTACGAATAAGGCCTTGCAGATGCCCGTGGATGGGCACTTACTATTACTGTTGACATTCAACATGAACAAGCTATACTTGTGTTGGACTTCAACATGAGCTTGTCAAACAACAGATCCGACTTCAAGTGATCTGAGATCGGATGGAGGCTGCCGTGCCGGCCAAGACGGATATCCTTCAGGGAACTCTCGACCTCATGATTCTGAAGACCCTCAAGACGCTGGGCCCGATCCACGGCTTTGGCATCGCGCGCCGGATCGAGCAGGTCTCGGAAGATGCGCTTCAAATGAACCAGGGAACCCTCTATCCCGCGCTCGTGCGCCTCGAGCAACGTGGTTGGATCGCCTCGAAATGGGGAATCTCAGATAACAATCGTCGGGCCAGGTTTTACTCATTGACTGGGGCAGGCCGGCGGCGACTGAAGACAGAGACGGAGAACTGGCTGCGCAGCTCCGCAATCATGGCGAAGTTTATCGAGGTGCAATAGGCCGGATTCAGGTGGAGGGAGCGATGAGTCGGCTTCGAGCGGTTATTTCCCG includes these proteins:
- a CDS encoding ABC transporter permease, with amino-acid sequence MPDWKGEITERLAGLKVDPVREAEICEELAQHLEDRYQELLHGGKTHEEAYQAIQAEWGQGGKLMDELRKIEHIAKHEPIAWGAQMGRNVLSAFVFDFRSAVRSLARSRWFAVGAALTFALGIGVNVAVFSAVDRVLFRSLPYDHPDQIYEMGEYEAGSDRSYGTMPASWVIESRRLSSVDDICVAGFTSSSYSMSSDPADDSAIRLTDASFNTLAVLGVRPFMGRDFTQEDVREKRACALISYSLWRGRFNGAPDIVGRRLWQSASHPVDIIGVLPAAFISASYFFDPASDGLALTSDTLDAAKFGERFYRSYVRLKSGVSLSVAQAQINAVVERLGPEESRAPKMVVRLVPLKTALFGRYASYLWLVVAAAGLVLLVACANLASLLLVRGRSREHQAAVRLALGASTFRLMQTAWIESLILSCIGTFIGLLVLAWTGKGMQALLPAVFSRFSSPAYDGRVIVLSILAASFSALFAGILPCLRLSRIDILASLQQLAGRGRTGRLRGGRSLLVVEAAVSIALVAGATMAARSLMGLTSNNLGFKPDGLYNVGVRLPQTQDSHVYYQRNLAVLDELRRIRGVQSAGAAFVSPISAGAPAGRLGAGTTKASRWQITDGFIEAMGMRLVSGRTFTSADLSQPESVGILSEMGLQLVWPDLRPAEAVGRMLESTGEVPRRIIGIVSDVRSAYASLPLPSFYVPVTPRLPGRDFAARLQNGSVLSAAELRDRIQARVAPPLSIRITYEPDLLSRSLLNQKFITMLFSAFGIVALILAAVGLYAVASFEVALRRSEMGLRMSLGATPGNVQRLVIREALGPVVIGLGVGIIGTYWASKFAQSWWYKIDSRDPVTYLLAATVLIAATALAAWLPARRASRIDPMAALRCE
- a CDS encoding isoprenylcysteine carboxylmethyltransferase family protein, whose protein sequence is MPTQEETAVQPLNKDSSFDNKSSIVRRARIKTAIGDAVLGIVLFGAAGDLVWLQGWAYMAVLLASTILSLFGPFQIDAGLMQERMSKKPDAKQWDWFFVALVGILTFAELIVPAFDHRWGWTHQLRPWMSWLGLAMVALGTLILIWSMRVNRFFSAVIRIQSDRGHHVISTGPYRKVRHPGYAGWGVRTLGVPLLLGSLWAFIPASLFVASFVIRTSLEDRILQAELPGYSEYASTVRAKLLPGIW
- a CDS encoding DUF488 domain-containing protein: MLTSNFFRTKGNPDAWAISRGLPRFYDGKVYEPLRPTREMLRAGDEGFDRMYSELLSKLDPRKVFEDLGMDAILLCWENPAPHWHKCHRRLVAEWLEAALGIEISEMGFQRSEVPAYHAMPLSPTWAAKQPGAQTKKKPQLRLL
- a CDS encoding PadR family transcriptional regulator translates to MPPINITIFDRELKKGSAELLILSLIEGRPRHGYEICKLIEHRSGGTVRFYVASLYPLLYRLEKRGWIKGRWVEKAGQRRRRFYRLTVEGRVVLAAQRRGWKAFVDAINRITEAEHA
- a CDS encoding PadR family transcriptional regulator — encoded protein: MEAAVPAKTDILQGTLDLMILKTLKTLGPIHGFGIARRIEQVSEDALQMNQGTLYPALVRLEQRGWIASKWGISDNNRRARFYSLTGAGRRRLKTETENWLRSSAIMAKFIEVQ